The genomic region atcttactaatcaaaaaatatgttttgatatatttatggtagaaaatttactaaagatctttacttaatagcctatttctggcataaaagaaaagttgataattttgaccaatacaatgtatttttggctattactacaaatatacttgtgctacttaatactggttttgtagtccaggttTACATATGTAAAACTACTATTGTTAAAACTTCAGCAGAACATTCTGTGTTTCTCACCTTTGGCACAGCAACCTGAAGCACCACGTTCCTCACAAACAGTGGTGCTGCGTTCAGCATGGACACCACAATCACCAGTACATCAGGGCGACCAGGCGGGTGGTCAGTAGCAAAGTGCAACAACACACGAACACCATCCTTATCATAGGCTGTTACTGGGCACTCTTTACCTGTGAAAAGATAAAAGTAAAAACATACCACTAAGCCTAACAGGCAAGTAATTAATGTGGAAAAACTGACATAGTTCTCTAATATCAGAACAAAAGAAAGCTTTTATCAACAACATCCACATTCATTTATTGGCCTTACTTGGTTTGATAGCCTCAAGCGGGACAAAGACACTGCTCAGGGAGACATCTGAGCCTGAGGGTGACTGACTGTTGGGTAAGGTAGGAGAGAGGGATCTGAAGAGAGGGCTGTCCGGTGCAAAGCTCTGAGGTTTGGCAGAGGTTAAAGCAGAAGGCAATGGTGCTATTTCAGCGGGCAAACTGAATATGGTTAATGCAGGATGGATGTTCTCTCCTCCAGCTCTAAGTTCTCTGCTACCCAAGCTTGAATAATCCGACTGGCTGCTTCATACAGAAATAACAAACAATTAGTTGTGTTTAAAACAAATGAGCCATTCCACTAGCAGCACTTTGATCATAATTAAAGGATCTAATAATAGAATGTGCACGCTGTGCTCCATCCTTCCATGCATGAATGCTATTATTAAAATGCTTCATCTGCGAACAACTCGCAATTACCAATGGCATCAGTCCTATACActagaatatatttaaaaatgtttattcctataatgagaaagctgaattttcagcagccattactccagttttcagtgtcacaattctaatatgctgatttggtgatcAAGAAACCTCTCTTATTATTATCACAGTTGAAAATGGTTGCTTATAGAGTGTGATGACTATTTCTACTTTACTAATTATACTTTATTTAATTCACTCTACCTAGCCTTGTCCAAGTCCAGCATGGCTAAATCTTTGCAGCCCTGCTGAAGGGAGTTTTCAAAGATTGAGGTAGCTTCAGAGACAGGTGGCGCTGTTGAGAAGAGAGGATTGAAGGGAGCAGAGTTGCCAAGTAGGTCAATCACTGGTTTGGAAGTCTgtcacaaaataataataataattttaagagTACATATCAAATATGATACGATGCAGATTTTCTAGGCATGTTGAACGTAAATGTCCAGCAGTCTTGTAATCTTACTTGTGAAGAAATCCACTGATTGCTTTGAGCTTCTTTTGTATTCCTTTCTGCTGACTTGCTTGAGTTTGAATCCAGATTAGTAAGGCCTGAAAAGTAGTGATTTCAAAGTGTTCATTTTAAACACTGAGATTGTCTTAAACTTAAAAGTGTTAttcttacactaccagtcaaaagtttttgaacagtaagatttgtttttttttaaagatgtttcagcctgcatttatttgatccaaagtacagcaaaaaaataaaaaataaataataataataataataatattatatatatatatatatatatatatatatatatatatatNNNNNNNNNNNNNNNNNNNNNNNNNNNNNNNNNNNNNNNNNNNNNNNNNNNNNNNNNNNNNNNNNNNNNNNNNNNNNNNNNNNNNNNNNNNNNNNNNNNNNNNNNNNNNNNNNNNNNNNNNNNNNNNNNNNNNNNNNNNNNNNNNNNNNNNNNNNNNNNNNNNNNNNNNNNNNNNNNNNNNNNNNNNNNNNNNNNNNNNNNNNNNNNNNNNNNNNNNNNNNNNNNNNNNNNNNNNNNNNNNNNNNNNNNNNNNNNNNNNNNNNNNNNNNNNNNNNNNNNNNNNNNNNNNNNNNNNNNNNNNNNNNNNNNNNNNNNNNNNNNNNNNNNNNNNNNNNNNNNNNNNNNNNNNNNNNNNNNNNNNNNNNNNNNNNNNNNNNNNNNNNNNNNNNNNNNNNNNNNNNNNNNNNNNNNNNNNNNNNNNNNNNNNNNNNNNNNNNNNNNNNNNNNNNNNNNNNNNNNNNNNNNNNNNNNNNNNNNNNNNNNNNNNNNNNNNNNNNNNNGAATACTCTCTGGTTCTATACCATGATCTATAGAGTGAATGGGTGTCAGAATTTGTTTACTGGAGCAACATGTAAATCATATAAACACAAAGTAGCATAAAATGTTCATTGTCAATTTCATTATACCGTCATTATGACAATTCGACAGACTCTTTCCCCGTCTCGTCTACATGTTTATAGGTTTATACTTGTTACTTTGTCGCCCCCTAGTGACAACTTGCaacataatttttttaagaaCCAAACACATAACCAGCAATATTGTGATTTATATAAATAGTTTACAGAACCtgtgtaaatatttaataatacttgtaataatacaaattaattttaagacCATAATGATAAGATAATGCAAGCCATGCTGGTGCATGATATTAGTGTTGACATCCACCAAAATAATGGAATTCGGAGGCATGTCCAAAAGCGCATGCGCAGTGCAGTCCCACGCCATCAGGAAACGAATCAAACAAGCGCGAGGATCGTTTGGAGTAAGGGAGTGATATTGAAAATGCATCTTACCGTAATGTTTGGACACAAATTCATTTTTCAACGAAGCTAGAATTTGTGCTAAGTTGAAAACTGACAAAAAATATTGAGCACAGCGATTTCAGCAAGATGGCCAATGCACGCTAGCGAaccttgtcctgttctgttttgttATCATGCAGTGCAAatgattttatgtttatttgGTAAATAAATCAATTTGGTTATCGCTTCCCTGTCCCGATTACCTTATATTATTTCTAATTCCGAGCAGCATGGATTCTGCATGGACGGCTCTTGATGTGGTAACTCAGACTATGCTTCAAAAAGCAATTTTCGGTATGCAAACTTTGCCTGACTTTCTCTGATAGTTCATTAAAATGCACTGGCACGATTTTGAAGAAGCGTACCATGTGCTTAGGTCTGCAGGCTAAGAATTTTAAAACAACTAAATTCTTTATTTGACACCACTTCTTCACAGATCCCAAGACAGTTGATTTGGAGAAGCTGTCCAACGCCATTGTAGAACAGTCACTTAAAGACCTCTCATTCTGTAAAGATGCTGGCCGCATGTGTTATGCTGTAGTTCAGGTAAGTATTTCTTTTGTTGCTTATTAACTTGTGACCTCGTGAAAACATAAGCTGTTTCTCATGaacctgttgttgttgttgttgcagctGCTGTTGTTTGCAAAAACACACAGTATGAAATCAGCCTCTGTGGAAAccctttttcattattattaaatggTGAATAATCCTTTGCACTACTGTAAATAGGCAGAAGCTCAGAAAGCTGCAACCAGTGTATTCAGGCGAAATCTGTTGACACGTCTACAGCAAGAGTTCACTGCCAGAGAGGAGACTCGAAACCGTTCGTTGCAGGAGTGGGTGTGTTTGGTCACATTTATCTGCAGCATATTTGATTACATCAAGGTAAAATATCTCACTTGCAAGTAGTATTTTCTTTTTCCTCTACAAGGTTTTAGACTTACTTATATGatgttttatttttaggtgaacaatGCTCCTCTTGTGGCCCTTGTGGATCCTGTATATGACTGCCTGTATAGGTTGGCTCAGCCAGATGCCCTGATGAATGAGGAAGAGGTAAGATGTATTTCAGAATCGGCACATAAATATTTGAAAGTAAATTTTTTGtcaaatatgtttttattaaaagGAAATTTTTGAACATTGTACATTTCTTTTTCGGGgtacattttttttccttttaagaaGAGCAAAAACAAAAGGAGAACAAAACAACACTTAATACATACACATAAAACCCTCCTTAgacccaacccccccccccccccctcccatcTATTCTGCTCAGTGCATAATATGAAATAAAACAGGTAGCAAAGGAAAGTACTCATTTAATAGGAcaaagtgaaagaaaaaaaagaaatgaaaacacTAGTGGACAACTAGCCACATAGTGTCCACATTATGGGATATTTGTCAGGTAGTGGACGAGGGGCAGCCAGACCTTGTCAAATTGTGACTCTCATCCAGGTGGAATCTTATTTTTTCAAAGTGAAGAGTGTTTGTCATTTCTGTGAGCCACAGCTTAAATGTAGGAACTTCCTTTTTCTTCCAAAAAATCAGTATTGATTTTTTGGCTGTGATCAGACCATAGGAGAGAAGTTGGCGCTGTGCTCTTGTCAATTCTGGTACAGAATCTGAAACTCCCAGTATGATCGACATAGGGTTAGGTTCAACACGGGTACCAAAAATTTCGGAGAACGCTTTAAATATTTCTGTCCAGTATTTCTCCAGCTTTGGGCAGAGAACAAAACTATGGAGGTGAGTTGCCTCATCTATGTTGCATTTATCACATTGTGGGGAAACATTTGGAAAGAGCTTATGGAGCTTTGATTTGGTGTAGTGAAGTCTGTGCAGAACTCGAAACTGAATGAGGCAGTGCCTTGAGTTAATGGAGCAAGTGTTAATTTCGTCAAGGCTCTGCTGCCAGGTCACATCGGGAATCTGCGTTCCAAACTCATTTTCCCATGCAGTTTTAATTGCAGACATAGAAGGAGGTTGGAGGGATAGTAGTGACTCATAAAAGTGTGACACTTTCCTGTTGGAAACCGTATTTTGAAGGAAGCACCTATCTAGGAGTGAGGGGGAAGCACTTACATACGAAGGTAGGTGGGTGCGTACATAGTCTCTGATTTGCATAAACCTAAAGAGGTTGTTCCGAGGGAGTTGAAATTTATCGCATAGCTGGGAGAATGAAGCAAAGGTTCTGTTCAGGTAAAGGTCACCGATTGTGCAAATACCCAAGTCTTTCCACTGCGAGAATACATTATCTAGTTGGGACGGCCGGAATGAAGGATTCCCAGAGGTTGGGAGCAGAAAAGAGAGCTGACTGATCCCAAAGTGTGCCCTAATTTGCTTCCAAATTCTAATTGTACTATGTATAGTGATGCTTCCACGGTAGACACTTGTATCTAGAGCCACTGGAGACAGGACAACCGCACCCAAACTGTATGGGTAGCAATGCTGCCGTTCCATTTGAAGCCAGCGGGGGGATTCGGCCAAGTTATCTAACCACAACGAAATTATTCTCATATTAGAGGCCCAGTAATAGAAACAGAGGTTAGGCCCAAGCCCACCAGCTTGTTTCGGTTTACAAAGGTGAGCCTTTTTAATTCTGTGACTTTTATAATCCCAAATAAAGGAGTGAATAATTGAATCAAGACTCTTAAAAAAGGACTTGGGCAAAAACACTGGAAGGCATAGAAAGAGGTACAGCAGTTGAGGAAGGAATATCATTTTAATTGTATTGATCCTCCCAATCAATGAAATAGGGAGTGACCTCCAGAATTGAATGTTAGTTTTCAGTTTGGCCACAAGAGGGGGGTAATTGGCTCGGAAAAGTGATGAGAATTCTTTAGTGATTTGAATCCCAAGATAAGTGAAAGTCTGAGATGaaattttaaatggtaaatgTTGTATCAGGGATAGATCCTTTAAGCCAACAGGCATCAACTCACTTTTAGTCCAGTTGATCCTGTAACCAAAAAATGACCCAAAATAGTTAATTTTGTCCAAAAGAGCAGGAAGGCTTAATTGAGGCTGAGTAATAAACAAGAGTACGTCGTCTGCAAATAATGAATTTTTTTCAGTTGTATCTATAATATTAAGGCCGTGGATACTTGGATCGGTGCGAACTGATTCAGCGAGGGGCTCAATGGCCAACGCGAACAGGAAGGGAGAAAGGGGGCACCCCTGTCTGGTGCCCCTAAATAAGCAGAAATGTGAGGACAGCATTCCATTGGTTAAAATTTGGGCCCTGGGATTTCTGTACAGGAGTTTAATCCAGGCAATAAATGTGTCTCCTAATTTAAATTTGCACAGCACATTGAATAGGTAAGACCACTCTACCTGGTCAAACGCCTTCTCTGCATCAAGAGAGACGACCACAAGGTCGCTGGTGCTGGACTTATTATGATACATAATGTTGAAAAGACGTCTAAGGTTTGAGAAAGAATTTCTGCCACGGACAAACCCTGTCTGGTCAGGATGAACAAGCGTGCTCAAATATCTATTAAGTCTGTTTGCTAAGACTTTGGCCAAGATTTTCTGGTCTACATTAAGTAGAGAAATGGGTCTGTATCCTCCAACTTCCTCTGGGTCCTTGCCCTTTTTGGGAATAAGTGTTATAACTGCCTCGCTGAGCGTTGGTGGCAAAGACCCAGTTTCAAAGGAAtgagataacattttaagcataTACGGTGTAAGCATGTTGCCAAATGTTTTATACAATTCACAAGGAAGACCATCAGGCCCTGGGGTTTTGCCtccttttaaagttttaattgtCTCTTTTAACTCACCCAGAGTGATGTCTCCATCCAAGAAAGTCTGATCCTCTTGTGTAAGAGAAGGGAGGTTAATACTGTCAAGAAAGGCTGCTATACAATGGGGTTCTGCATTAGTTTTGGAGGAATAGAGTGCTTCATAGAATTCTTTAAAACGATTATTAATATCTTTCACTGAAATGAGACAGTCTCCATCTTTTGTTTTGACTTTATGGATTGTGCGATCATTCTCCAGTTTACGCAATTTGTGGTTTCTccccaaattcaaaatgtttttgttttaggtAGAGAAATGATTTTGAAATCTTTGCCGAGGCAATCTGATTGTATTGGAGCCTCAACTgcaaaatatgtttatatttatcCAGAGAGGGATGGCTTGCATTTTCTTTATCTAACAGATTAATTTGATCTTCTAGTTCTAGAAGCTTAGCTTTATTCAGCTTGTTTCTGCGGCCCATGTAGGAAATTATACAGCCCCTAAGATACGCTTTTAGAGTCTCCCACAATAAACTTGGGGAGGTCTCGGCAGTATCAttagtttcaaaaaatatttccaATTGCATGCGCAAGTATTCAGAAAATTTAGGGTCGTTAACAAGTTGAGGGTCCATTCTCCATAGTGGCCGAGAGGAGTGTACACCACTAAGATACAGCGTAAATGTGAGAGGACTGTGGTCAGAGATCAATATATCGCAATACTTTGGATTATGAATATGAGATAAAAGCTTTGAGTCTACCAAAAAATAGTCAATGCGGGTATAAACATTGTGTACATGCGAATGAAAAGAGTAATCTCTCTCTGTGGGATGGAATAGTCTCCACACATCAGTTAGGTTAGAGTTATTTATGTATGCTTTTAGGAAGTCTCTTGTGTTAGAGTGTGGGGCCCCTTTCTTAGAGGAACTGTCCAAATATGGGTCAAGAGTACAATTTAAGTCACCCCCAATAATGAGATTAGTTTGCGAGATATCCGTTAATAGAGAGAACACCTTCTTAAAGAAAGCTGGACTATCAAAGTTAGGACCATAAAGATTCACCAGAGTTATATGGTTGGTGTAAATCACCCCAGTGACAATAAGATAGCGACCCTCCACATCAGTTTTGGTTGAAAGGTGTCTAAATGGAACCCCTTTACGAATTAAAATGGATACACCCCTGGCCTTAGCAGAAAAGGTTGAGTGATAACTTTGACCGATCCATTTAGTCCTCAACCTAGTTTGGGAGTTATTTTTAAGGTGGGTTTCTTGAAGGAACATAATGTCAGAGGACAAGGATTTCAAATGGGCAAGCACTTTACCCCTCTTCACTGGGTGGTTCAGCCCTTTCACATTCCAGGTGGTATAAGTTAGGCCTCCCTGTCCACTACCTTGAATTACACCACTGTCCTGTATTGGAGAAAGAAAACTTGGCAGAATCTTAGAGTTTCCAGTGCAACACAAAGATGATTTATTATAGAGCAGAATACCCACCCTCCCAATACAAACATAAAGCCCCACATTGTCTGGCCGCAGCTAAAACTGGATGCACGGCACGACTCCATAAGGGATATATAGAACACTAGAACAAAAGGAAAAAAGATAACCAcaaggaaaaaaggaaaaaagaaaaaaagaaaaaaaaaggaattaaacAAAGATGATAGAGTTAATAACACAAGGTGTAAAACCTCCCTATAGTATATGGTTAACCTAGTGTCAACCTTGGAAAATATACTGTGTAGGTAACTCCGCTGTCATTGAAGTTTACTGAAGTAAAACAAGCAAGCCCACATCAACAAAGAATATATCCAAACAGCCCAAAATGTACCTAGTGAAAAGGTCCATAtaagaaataaatgaataaataaaaacataaaaagggACTTTACAGTTCCATCAAACTGTGGGCATATtaagcttttctttttttttcttacagtgtaAAGCAAAGAGTTCAAAATCGCCAAgtgtctaaaataaaatattagcagGATCTTGCCAGAGCAAAACAATCTTGAAAATAAACATAATACTGCAGTCGCAGTAGGAGAGATCAAAATAGGGTCTTGTGAACTGCACCAACGTTTTCTCCTTATAACGTTAGTTAAGATTAGTGGTTATTCAGTTCGTCAGGAGAGAAACGTGAAAACAAGGATCACTTACACCAAATAGATTGAGTCACTCCGTCCAGTTATCCAAGCTAACGTTACTCAAGTGGCAGCGGCTCCAAAGTGCTGCTCCGCAAACTCATTTGCTCTCTCTGGGTCCGTGAAAAAGTGTTCCATGCCGTTGAGCGTGACTCGCAGCTTCGCGAGGTATTGCATGCCAAACCTCACTCCCGGTTTATCCTTCAGCAGCTCTCTGGCTCTTTTGAACAGGGCACGCTGTTTCACGACTGCAGGGGGATAATCCGGAAATATCAGGACCCTTTGACCGCAGTAATTGATCCGCTGCATCTCGGCCGCCTTTCGTAGTATTTCTTCCACATCACGAGTGTAGTGCATTTTAAGAATGAAGGGACGAGGCAGCTTGTCGTCACCAGGCCGGGGCCCATGCACTCTGTGGCATCTGTCGATAAGCGGAGGTGCCGCAAGCGATGGTGCGTCTTTCAAAAGTTGTGCTACAAAATCTCTGGGTTTCTCACCCGCTTCAGCCCCCTCCTTTACATACAGGATCCGCAGGTTGTCTCTCCTACTGTGCCCTTCCAGGTCGGTGCATTTGTCGGAGAGTTTGTCCACAACTTTATTCAGACGTCCAACGTCCCGCTCCAGCTTAGTGATCGTGTCAGCGGCACTGGACGTGTTGCGCTCCAGATCCAATAACTTAGTAGCGTGCTCGCTTGAAGTAGCTTTAACAGCTAAAATTGCGGTGTTGGTTTCGTTTTTGAGAGCTGTTAATTCGCCCCTGATGGTGGTTGAGAGTTGATCAATTCTTGTGTCAATTATGTCCACAATCTCTGTTTTTAGTGAGCGTAGTTCGGCATGGAGGGAAGCAATAGCCTGCAGCACTGTGGAGTTTCCGGAGTTTGGAGCGTCTCCGCCCGTGGGCTCCACCTCAGGCGTTGACGAGGCTGCAGGGCCTGGTTCAGTATGGCAGGCACCCCTTGGCATGGTCGTAGTTAACGGTCTAATCAAACATAACGGCAAGAAGTGGTCGTGTAGTAATCTATTACAGTTCTTATATCGTTTGTAGGCTGCTTATTCCATCCCAGACAGGTTTTTTTTAAAGTTCGACTGCGGGAGCACCGTAACTCGCGTCTTACTCGGGCATGGGTGAACCGGAAGTCCTGAAAGTAAATTTTAACTTTGGGAAAATTTTTTGAATGTCTGCTGCATTGAAACCATAGCCTTGTTTCAAATTTATGTTGTCAAATGCTTGATAGCCTTTACACTATAGGTTGTAATAATGTCAGAGGACAAACTTCTGTTAGCTTTGTGCTTGTAAAATAATTTAGTGTAATATTGTACATGTGAAATGAGGAGTAAATCAAAATTTAAATGATTCATAAAACTGTAGGGGAAAAATACCCAGATGGTTTCTGCAGAGATTCTGAAGTGTGCATCCAATAGATGCTTTGCTATTTCATTACCATGGGACTAGTGTTGttacgatactggaatttctaacttcgatacgataccttgaaaaatatcgatattcgatactattttcgataccacagagaaaaaaactgccacaatattaattaaaaatttcttttttaatttaaagataaatatagtctagaacatgacaatgatgtatatgcatatgtacactgctacagccctgttcagcttcttagcttcatttgagtttgagcttcaaactttatttgctgttcaaatacaactggtagtgtaggtcgtaaactttttctttttctttttagaccacacaattaactaaactatctaactaatcttagaacttaagttaatggtaaaagatatttgttagttaacatgaataaacaataaaaaatactttcaaaacatttattaatcttagttaaaaagtaatttactctatGATGTACTAATACATTAAccaattaaaatccaaagttatatctgttaatattttttattggaccgtgctaacatgatccgttgtattttcattacctaccgttatcaaagattcaaatattctgtaacaaatgcattgctcgttcataaatgctggttaataaattaacattatttgacgaacagattttaatgccggattcataatcaacgatccatgcaagcaaacatgcgtgcatcacacacgaaaacaatgctcagttgctcactggatAGACATTAAGACAAATCACAGAAtctaagtaatgtttttttttttttttttaataaagttaaacaagcacagttaatttacatttgaccgcagttaaagtatttactcgtctaagattcctcaatctgtttatattaacgaactacggttaaaaaaaaaaaaaaaaaacgggacaacacttatatcagcaacaataataggcaatcttatttaatgattcagtaatgttaaaatgagcacagttcttctttatatagatacggatgtctgtctttcaggtgctttgcgaaattagttttgttagcgccttttgttaccactgctctgtagcaactcttacatattggcttgcttgtgtacttcggctttccatgttcgtttgtttcatatccgaaatatttccagataacACTGCTGCTGtgctctttatcaaacaaagccagTCGCGGGGTGCCGCGCTCTCCTTTctattcgcttcacttgaatgagacgagacaggcaccgcggtcacgtgtggtgtttgtaAACTTGCCTTTGtgtagaagtgaaagtgacagctcggctagtatcgatacttcgggaaattagtattggtatcgttcggatatttcagtatcgatatttatcgaaatattgatgagcagaagagacttattttttgactggtagtgtagctgtGACATCTCCAGACTGCAAATTGAGGCAAAAGTCTGTACAGAAACAATGTAGTACATTCCAGCCTTTAACAATACACAGTGAGCACTTTCTTCTGATTCCTCACTCAGCACTCATTTAAACATACAATGAAGTGCTTATTGTGAATAGAGAGGCAGAGTAACATCactgtaaataatgacaaaatacaGTTCATATTGCCATGTTGTACTTTATCATGCCGGTTTTCTGCTAAAATTGATGAACTGACAATAGATAAGCCTAATCGATTacattattaaaggagaagttcacttccagaacaaagatttacagatgttcatgtctttctttcttctgtcgtaaagaaattatgttttttgaggaaaacattttaggatttatctccatatagaggacttctatggtgcccacgagtttgaacttccaaaatgcagtttaaatgcagcttcaaaaggctctaaacaattccacccgaagaagaagggtcttaactagcgaaattattggttattttctaaaatttacaatttatatgttATTTAActtcaaatgttcatcttgtctagctctgcgtgtattctgtgtattctggttcaaaagaaattcccatctcattttctcctccaaattcaaaatcacCCAACGTCCAACCGTCCTCGCTGCAGAGGTACCGACCCAgtctttacaaagtgaacgtgcaaagaagatcaaacgccctttacaaaaaaaggtaaaacagcgattcagTTTTTCAACCAAACCTAACTCTCTTGAACCAGAATagtacgcagagctagacaagataagcatttgaggttaaaaagtatataaagtgtcaattttagaaattaacagatcgtttcactttagaagaccctttttcctcagctgggattgtttagagccctttgaagctgcatttaaactgcattttggaagttcaaactcgcgggcaccatagaagtctactatatggagagaaatcctgaaatgttttcctcaaaaaaacataatttctttatgactgaagaaagaaggacatgaacatcttggaagacaagggggcaagtaaatttttgttctggaagtgaacttctcctttaggtGATTCATTAATAAACAATCACTCATTGATATCCCTATGCAAACGTAGcatgttcagattttttttttttactttgacagTACATGATTTCAGAAGCAGTAAATAAAGAAGCATTCACTGTAACAATAAACACAAGaatttcctttgttttgttttttaataggtGGACTGCCTGGTCGTACAGCTCCATCGTGTTGGTGAGCAGCTAGAGCAAACAAACTCCCAGCGCATGAACCAGCTGTTTTACTTGCTACGGGATGGTTTCCTCCTTCAGGAAGACCTCAGCTCTATGACAAGACTCTTGCTCCTGGAGATCTTGGAGTTCAGGGCCAGTGGTTGGACCCTCACTAACACTGCACACAAGTACTACTACAGTGAAGTAGCTGACTAAGAAGAGAATGATGTTCCGTGTTAGCATTAGGATTTCAAGCGTTCGATGTTCACAGAAGGTCTAAAGAGTACTCCCCAAGAGATAGCACTGTGGAGAATTATGGCAAAGCTTGTGTTCATGCATTTGCATGTGTTGTGTTCAGCGTTTGGGTTTAGCACAGAATGATCAGTTTTGGTGTTGTCTTTTGAAGTCAGCATCATGAATCTGCACTGGATATTGATTTGATGCAATAAGAAAAGCAATCGCTACCAGCTCCAAATCTGTGAGCCACCAGCAGTGTTCTTGAATGGTAGTTgtcttatgttttttgttttctttgaggtTTGACACAGTGTATTTTTACAGTCAAAAGGGTTGTTTTGCAACCTCAGAGGAAGATTGTCTGACCTTTACCTGTGTTGTTAATACAATAGGATTTCATATTGGTTTATAATGACCTACATTGGTAAAGTTTCTATATGGGGCAGTTTCTGTGAAAAATGTTCAGTCATGTTGGCTGCGGTAAGGTTGTTTTACAAAATTTGAGAGCGTTTACATTGTCTTGTTTATATAGTATAATGTCTGCTATTTTGAATTTCATAAATAGAAGTTttgctctctctgtctctctttctttttGCCTACTTATAAGGATTTCGTAAAGCATGTGGTTATAGAATGGAATTGTAGAGAGTAACAGTATAAATGGATAtactaaattgtaa from Garra rufa chromosome 12, GarRuf1.0, whole genome shotgun sequence harbors:
- the gga3a gene encoding ADP-ribosylation factor-binding protein GGA3a isoform X1, with product MLDLDKASSQSDYSSLGSRELRAGGENIHPALTIFSLPAEIAPLPSALTSAKPQSFAPDSPLFRSLSPTLPNSQSPSGSDVSLSSVFVPLEAIKPSKECPVTAYDKDGVRVLLHFATDHPPGRPDVLVIVVSMLNAAPLFVRNVVLQVAVPKSMRVKLQPPSGTEMAPFNPFMPPSSITQIMLLANPLKEKVRMRYKLTFILGDQQVTESGEIDKFPPVEKWGHL
- the mif4gda gene encoding MIF4G domain-containing protein A; this translates as MDSAWTALDVVTQTMLQKAIFDPKTVDLEKLSNAIVEQSLKDLSFCKDAGRMCYAVVQAEAQKAATSVFRRNLLTRLQQEFTAREETRNRSLQEWVCLVTFICSIFDYIKVNNAPLVALVDPVYDCLYRLAQPDALMNEEEVDCLVVQLHRVGEQLEQTNSQRMNQLFYLLRDGFLLQEDLSSMTRLLLLEILEFRASGWTLTNTAHKYYYSEVAD
- the gga3a gene encoding ADP-ribosylation factor-binding protein GGA3a isoform X2, with the protein product MLDLDKASQSDYSSLGSRELRAGGENIHPALTIFSLPAEIAPLPSALTSAKPQSFAPDSPLFRSLSPTLPNSQSPSGSDVSLSSVFVPLEAIKPSKECPVTAYDKDGVRVLLHFATDHPPGRPDVLVIVVSMLNAAPLFVRNVVLQVAVPKSMRVKLQPPSGTEMAPFNPFMPPSSITQIMLLANPLKEKVRMRYKLTFILGDQQVTESGEIDKFPPVEKWGHL